In Onthophagus taurus isolate NC chromosome 6, IU_Otau_3.0, whole genome shotgun sequence, a genomic segment contains:
- the LOC111427713 gene encoding acetylcholinesterase-like has protein sequence MKRAPWTTCLLVGFLLPACQPNPHKGRHHPQESHAEPFHMSRDTFDPHRDSEEFRRETPEEKREFSRRDSTDDPLVIQTKKGKIRGMTVTAATGKPVDAWLGIPYAQKPLANLRFRHPRPIEKWDNIMNTTSLPNSCMQIIDTVFGDFPGATMWNPNTPRSEDCLYINVVVPKPRPTNAAVLLWIFGGGFYSGTSTLEVYDHNIMVAEENIILVTIQYRVASLGFLYFGTADVPGNAGMFDQLMAIQWVHDNIALFGGNPNNITLFGESAGAVSVSLHLLSPLSRNLFSQAIMQSGSATAPWAIISREESILRGLRLAEAVNCPSDRSDLQAVIECLRKKDSALLVDNEWGTLGICEFPFVPVIDGAFLDEHPVKAMLNKNFKKTNILMGSNTEEGYYFILYYLTELIRKEENVYVSRQEFIRAVAELNPYFNPIARQAIVFEYTDWLNPDDTISNRDALDKMVGDYQFTCNVNEFAYRYAETGNNVYMYYYKHRTVNNPWPSWTGVMHADEINYVFGEPLNPTKIYTAQEVDLSKRIMRYWANFAKTGNPSLSPNGVWTPTFWPTHTISGREYLTLDVNSTATGRGPRLKQCAFWKKYLPQLTQSTAELQKEYSPKNCTNEANVLKSNIIIIGVPVIFLLTSIKNSFGI, from the coding sequence ATGAAAAGAGCACCGTGGACAACGTGCTTGCTGGTGGGGTTCCTCCTGCCGGCCTGCCAACCGAATCCGCATAAGGGTAGACATCATCCTCAAGAATCTCACGCGGAACCTTTCCATATGTCCAGAGATACGTTTGATCCTCACCGAGATTCTGAAGAATTTAGAAGAGAAACTCCAGAAGAGAAACGAGAATTTTCAAGGAGAGATTCAACAGATGATCCTTTAGTAATTCAAACTAAAAAGGGTAAAATTCGAGGAATGACAGTAACAGCAGCAACGGGAAAACCCGTAGATGCGTGGTTAGGGATACCATACGCCCAAAAACCATTAGCAAACCTAAGATTTCGTCATCCAAGACCAATAGAAAAATGGGATAACATTATGAACACTACGTCATTGCCGAATTCTTGTATGCAAATAATCGATACTGTTTTCGGAGACTTTCCCGGTGCAACCATGTGGAATCCTAACACACCAAGAAGTGAAGATTGCTTATATATCAATGTGGTGGTCCCTAAACCTCGACCAACAAATGCAGCTGTGTTATTATGGATTTTCGGGGGAGGTTTTTATTCGGGAACGAGTACTTTAGAGGTTTATGATCATAATATTATGGTTGccgaagaaaatattattttagttacGATACAATATCGGGTGGCTTCCTTaggatttttatattttggtaCTGCTGATGTTCCGGGAAATGCCGGAATGTTCGATCAATTAATGGCAATTCAATGGGTGCACGATAATATAGCGTTATTTGGAGGAAATCcgaataatattaccttattcGGTGAATCCGCCGGTGCCGTATCGGTGTCTTTACACCTTCTCTCGCCGTTATCACGAAATTTATTCTCCCAAGCGATAATGCAATCGGGTAGTGCGACAGCTCCCTGGGCAATCATATCGAGAGAAGAAAGTATCTTAAGAGGGTTGAGATTAGCCGAAGCTGTAAACTGTCCAAGTGATAGATCCGATTTGCAAGCGGTAATTGAGTGCTTAAGAAAGAAAGATTCAGCGCTTCTGGTTGATAACGAATGGGGCACTTTGGGAATATGCGAATTTCCTTTCGTACCCGTTATAGATGGCGCTTTCTTAGATGAACACCCGGTTAAAGCtatgttgaataaaaattttaagaaaacaaatatCTTAATGGGATCTAATACAGAAGAAGgttactattttattttatattatctaACCGAATTAATTCGTAAAGAAGAAAATGTCTATGTTAGCCGACAAGAATTTATACGAGCTGTTGCTGAATTAAACCCATATTTTAATCCAATAGCTCGACAAGCAATCGTTTTTGAATACACCGATTGGTTAAATCCTGATGACACCATTAGCAATCGAGATGCACTCGACAAAATGGTAGGTGATTACCAATTTACATGCAACGTAAACGAGTTTGCATACAGATATGCAGAAACCGGTAACAACGTTTATATGTACTACTATAAGCATAGAACGGTGAATAATCCTTGGCCATCATGGACGGGAGTTATGCACGCGGACGAAATCAATTATGTCTTCGGCGAACCATTAAatccaacaaaaatttatacGGCACAAGAAGTCGATTTAAGTAAAAGAATCATGAGGTATTGGGCAAATTTTGCTAAAACCGGAAACCCTAGTTTATCACCAAACGGAGTTTGGACACCGACTTTTTGGCCAACCCACACCATTTCTGGCAGGGAATATCTTACGTTGGACGTTAACTCAACGGCAACCGGTCGAGGACCAAGATTAAAACAATGCGCGTTTTGGAAGAAATATCTACCTCAACTGACGCAATCAACag